In a single window of the Pontibacter russatus genome:
- a CDS encoding glycoside hydrolase family 30 protein, with translation MRKSFRILPGIAALLLLLGLFTGCRKTPASTVDTFSAAPSAELWLTNPDKSALFELQPTPLPFGDNPGEHPTITVKETETFQEMDGFGYTLTGGSAMLLHRMDAPARKALLQELFGTSGDNIGVSYLRVSIGASDLDDSVFSYSNLPAGQTDTEMEKFSLAPDRTHLIPMLQAILAINPDIKIMGSPWSPPTWMKTNNNSKGGSLKPEYYDAYAKYFVKYIQGMAAEGIRIDAITIQNEPLHPGNNPSLLMLPEEQAAFIRQSLGPAFEEAGIDTKIIIYDHNADRPDYPITVLNDPEARKYIDGAAFHLYGGEIEALSQVHAAYPDKNLYFTEQWIGAPGNFAGDLAWHIKNLVIKAPRNWAKTVLEWNLAADPNQNPHTEGGCTQCLGALTLDDNTVTRNPAYYIIAHASKFVRPGSVRIGSNMPGGLPNVAYRTPNGQRVLIVLNDSEMPQTFNISYNNQQATSTLGSGAVGTYVW, from the coding sequence ATGAGAAAATCATTCCGAATACTGCCTGGCATTGCAGCGTTGCTGCTGCTTTTGGGCCTCTTTACCGGTTGCCGGAAAACCCCTGCCAGCACCGTCGACACGTTCTCCGCCGCGCCATCAGCAGAGCTTTGGCTGACCAACCCGGACAAGTCTGCGCTGTTTGAACTCCAGCCCACGCCGCTGCCCTTCGGCGACAATCCCGGAGAGCACCCCACCATCACCGTAAAGGAGACCGAGACTTTCCAGGAGATGGACGGGTTTGGCTACACCCTGACCGGGGGCAGCGCCATGTTGCTGCACCGGATGGACGCTCCGGCGCGGAAAGCCCTGCTGCAGGAGTTGTTCGGCACCAGCGGCGACAACATCGGGGTGAGCTACCTGCGCGTCAGCATCGGGGCCTCCGACCTGGACGACAGCGTTTTCTCCTACAGCAACCTGCCTGCCGGGCAGACCGATACGGAAATGGAGAAATTCAGCCTCGCTCCTGACCGCACGCACCTCATCCCGATGCTGCAGGCAATACTCGCCATTAATCCGGATATAAAAATCATGGGTTCGCCGTGGTCGCCGCCCACCTGGATGAAAACAAACAACAACTCCAAGGGCGGCAGCCTGAAGCCGGAATATTACGATGCCTACGCGAAGTATTTCGTAAAGTATATACAGGGCATGGCGGCAGAAGGTATCCGTATCGATGCCATCACCATCCAGAACGAGCCGCTGCACCCCGGCAACAACCCCAGCCTGCTGATGCTGCCGGAAGAGCAGGCCGCCTTTATCAGACAAAGCCTGGGCCCGGCGTTTGAGGAGGCGGGCATCGATACGAAAATCATCATCTACGACCACAACGCCGACCGCCCCGATTACCCGATCACGGTGCTGAACGACCCGGAGGCAAGAAAGTATATAGACGGTGCAGCCTTCCATTTATATGGCGGTGAGATCGAGGCGCTGTCGCAGGTGCATGCCGCTTACCCCGACAAGAACCTGTACTTTACGGAGCAGTGGATTGGCGCGCCAGGCAACTTCGCCGGAGACCTGGCCTGGCATATTAAGAACCTCGTGATAAAGGCACCCCGCAACTGGGCTAAAACGGTGCTGGAGTGGAACCTGGCCGCCGACCCGAACCAGAACCCCCACACCGAAGGCGGCTGCACCCAGTGCCTCGGGGCCCTCACCCTCGACGACAACACTGTGACCCGCAACCCTGCCTACTATATCATCGCCCACGCCTCCAAGTTTGTGCGCCCCGGCTCTGTCCGCATCGGCAGCAACATGCCCGGCGGCCTGCCCAACGTGGCCTACAGAACGCCCAACGGACAGCGGGTGCTCATCGTGCTGAACGACAGCGAGATGCCCCAGACCTTCAACATCAGTTACAACAACCAGCAGGCTACGTCTACGCTGGGCAGCGGCGCGGTCGGCACTTATGTCTGGTGA
- a CDS encoding DUF4168 domain-containing protein: MKKGSIAAAFVAASLCFGPAAFSQQATASSATTAQQQAGQKFTDDELKSFLAANTKATEIQKEAREAVIAAIENESLTMDRFNELVKAHQQDKLKEVAEGPEEISSFSKAAQAVALIQPDKRGKIEKAIKDEGLTQEKYDALLQAYEKDKAVQERISRIVHANK, encoded by the coding sequence ATGAAGAAAGGGAGTATTGCAGCCGCGTTTGTTGCGGCGTCTTTGTGCTTCGGCCCTGCGGCATTTTCTCAGCAGGCAACTGCTTCCTCGGCCACCACGGCACAGCAGCAAGCAGGACAGAAGTTCACCGATGATGAACTGAAGAGCTTTTTGGCGGCTAACACCAAAGCCACTGAAATACAGAAAGAGGCCCGCGAGGCAGTGATCGCCGCTATTGAAAACGAGAGCCTGACCATGGACCGCTTTAACGAGCTCGTGAAAGCGCACCAGCAGGATAAACTGAAAGAGGTAGCCGAAGGCCCGGAAGAGATCTCCTCATTCAGCAAAGCAGCGCAGGCAGTCGCACTGATACAGCCTGACAAAAGGGGTAAAATAGAGAAGGCCATCAAAGACGAAGGCCTGACCCAGGAGAAGTATGACGCCTTGCTGCAGGCCTATGAGAAGGACAAGGCCGTGCAGGAGCGCATCAGCAGAATTGTTCACGCAAACAAGTAA
- a CDS encoding pseudouridine synthase: MHRHFILFKPYGYVSQFVSETKKKKVLGELYDFPEGTMAIGRLDEASEGLLLLTTDGKISEQVRSSSVEKEYYAQVDGLIPEEALRQLREGIEIRTEKELHQTRPCQVRKLEEAPALPERARNIRDARHGPTSWISLTLTEGKFRQVRKMTATVGFPTLRLVRARIGSMTVAGMAAGEVLEVESFALVAPVGDIASGG; encoded by the coding sequence ATGCACCGACACTTTATTCTCTTTAAGCCCTATGGGTACGTCAGCCAGTTTGTGAGCGAGACGAAGAAGAAAAAGGTGCTGGGCGAGCTGTATGATTTTCCGGAAGGGACGATGGCCATTGGCCGGTTGGACGAGGCGAGCGAGGGGCTGCTGCTTCTGACCACCGACGGCAAAATCAGCGAGCAGGTACGCAGCAGCAGCGTGGAGAAGGAATATTATGCGCAGGTGGACGGCCTGATTCCGGAAGAGGCCTTGCGGCAACTGCGGGAGGGAATTGAGATACGCACGGAGAAGGAACTGCACCAGACCAGGCCTTGCCAGGTGCGGAAACTGGAAGAGGCTCCTGCGCTGCCCGAGCGCGCCCGCAACATCCGCGATGCGCGCCACGGCCCCACCAGTTGGATATCCCTCACGCTCACTGAAGGCAAGTTCCGGCAGGTGCGCAAAATGACCGCCACCGTCGGTTTCCCGACGCTGCGCCTGGTGCGCGCCCGCATCGGGAGCATGACGGTTGCCGGTATGGCTGCCGGGGAGGTGCTGGAGGTGGAAAGCTTTGCTCTAGTCGCTCCTGTCGGGGATATCGCCTCCGGGGGATAA
- a CDS encoding GAF domain-containing protein, with the protein MASTVSSILSNLQNKQATVDWQQLLTDIIAAFGCSTGTIHTLDPQTNLLKLQAQQGIPEFLLPKMTSIPIGKGMAGIAAERREPVEMCNLQTDESGVARPAAKETKVEGSIAAPLLLDGELYGVVGIAKPVPYDFTEEETQSLMQIGEEMSRYIRDSRQSM; encoded by the coding sequence ATGGCTTCTACTGTTTCATCCATTCTCTCCAACCTGCAGAACAAGCAGGCAACCGTTGACTGGCAGCAACTCCTGACCGATATCATTGCTGCGTTCGGCTGCTCCACCGGCACCATCCATACCCTCGACCCGCAGACTAACCTGCTGAAGCTGCAGGCGCAGCAGGGCATCCCCGAATTTCTGCTTCCGAAGATGACGTCCATCCCCATCGGGAAGGGCATGGCCGGCATCGCCGCCGAACGCCGGGAGCCCGTGGAAATGTGCAACCTGCAGACTGACGAGTCGGGCGTGGCGCGCCCTGCCGCCAAAGAGACGAAGGTAGAGGGCTCTATCGCCGCGCCGCTGCTGCTGGACGGGGAACTGTATGGCGTGGTGGGCATTGCGAAGCCCGTGCCGTATGATTTCACAGAGGAGGAAACACAAAGCCTGATGCAGATCGGGGAGGAAATGAGCCGCTATATCCGCGACAGCAGGCAGTCGATGTAG